From a single Agrobacterium tumefaciens genomic region:
- a CDS encoding Mrp/NBP35 family ATP-binding protein has product MADVSKNQVEKALEAVIYPGSGKSIVALGMVSEIFIADAKAYFSITVPSDKAAEMEPLRLAAEKAASGVAGIAGAVVALTADRKPGQQQQPPRPAAATGRPAAQPRSSKVGVPGVGAIIAVASGKGGVGKSTTAVNLALGLQALGLRVGMLDADIYGPSLPKLLKISGRPQQQEDRIILPMENYGLKVMSMGFLVDEEAAMIWRGPMVQSALMQMLREVAWGELDVLVLDMPPGTGDAQLTIAQQVPLAGAVIVSTPQDLALIDARKGITMFRKVEVPLLGVIENMSYFIAPDTGARYDIFGHGGAKAEAERIGVPFLGEVPLTISIREMSDAGTPVVAAEPDGPQAEIYRDIAEKVWARIGAGERKAAPKIVFE; this is encoded by the coding sequence ATGGCAGACGTCAGCAAGAACCAGGTGGAAAAGGCTCTGGAAGCCGTCATCTATCCCGGCAGCGGCAAAAGCATCGTGGCGCTCGGTATGGTCTCGGAAATCTTCATCGCCGACGCGAAGGCCTATTTTTCGATTACCGTTCCCTCCGACAAGGCCGCCGAGATGGAGCCGCTGCGGCTTGCCGCTGAAAAGGCGGCCAGCGGCGTTGCGGGCATTGCCGGCGCCGTGGTCGCGCTGACGGCGGATCGCAAGCCCGGCCAGCAGCAACAGCCGCCGCGCCCCGCCGCAGCAACCGGCCGCCCGGCTGCACAGCCGCGCTCCTCCAAGGTGGGCGTGCCGGGTGTCGGCGCCATCATCGCCGTCGCCTCGGGCAAGGGTGGGGTCGGCAAGTCCACGACCGCTGTCAATCTGGCGCTCGGTCTTCAGGCGCTCGGCCTCAGGGTCGGCATGCTCGATGCCGATATTTACGGCCCTTCGCTTCCCAAACTCCTGAAGATTTCCGGCCGCCCGCAGCAGCAGGAAGACCGCATCATCCTTCCCATGGAAAATTACGGGCTGAAGGTCATGTCCATGGGCTTTCTGGTGGATGAGGAAGCGGCAATGATCTGGCGCGGGCCGATGGTGCAGTCCGCCCTGATGCAGATGCTGCGCGAAGTTGCCTGGGGCGAACTCGACGTGCTGGTGCTGGACATGCCGCCCGGCACGGGTGACGCGCAGCTGACCATCGCCCAGCAGGTGCCGCTTGCCGGCGCCGTCATCGTCTCCACGCCGCAGGATCTGGCGCTGATCGATGCGCGCAAGGGCATCACCATGTTCCGCAAGGTGGAAGTGCCGTTGCTCGGCGTCATCGAGAATATGAGCTATTTTATCGCGCCGGATACCGGTGCGCGTTACGATATCTTCGGCCATGGCGGGGCAAAGGCCGAAGCCGAGCGGATCGGCGTGCCGTTCCTCGGCGAAGTGCCGCTCACCATTTCCATCCGCGAAATGTCGGATGCCGGCACTCCGGTTGTTGCCGCCGAGCCGGATGGACCGCAGGCAGAGATCTATCGCGATATCGCCGAAAAAGTCTGGGCGCGCATCGGTGCAGGCGAGAGAAAGGCCGCGCCGAAGATCGTTTTCGAATAA
- a CDS encoding F0F1 ATP synthase subunit A codes for MANDPTHQFLVQPIIPIEIGGVDFSFTNASLFMVATVAAASGFLYFATSNRGLIPTRMQSVAEMSYEFIASMLREGAGKKGMVFFPFVFSLFMFVLTANLLGMFPYFFTVTSQIIVTFALACLVIGTVIVYGFYKHGLHFFGIFAPSGVPKALLPLVASIEMISFLSRPISLSVRLFANMLAGHITLKVFAGFVASMGALGALGVGGAVLPLIMTVAMTALEFLVAFLQAYVFAVLTCMYLNDAVHGGH; via the coding sequence GTGGCAAACGATCCGACCCATCAGTTCTTGGTGCAGCCGATCATTCCGATCGAAATTGGCGGCGTCGATTTTTCCTTCACCAATGCGTCGCTTTTCATGGTTGCGACCGTGGCCGCCGCTTCCGGTTTCCTTTATTTCGCAACGTCGAACCGCGGTCTGATCCCGACCCGCATGCAGTCCGTTGCTGAAATGTCCTATGAATTCATCGCCTCCATGCTGCGCGAAGGCGCCGGCAAAAAGGGCATGGTGTTCTTCCCCTTCGTCTTTTCGCTGTTCATGTTCGTGCTGACGGCAAACCTTCTCGGCATGTTCCCGTATTTCTTCACGGTCACCAGCCAGATCATCGTTACCTTCGCGCTCGCCTGCCTCGTCATCGGCACGGTCATCGTTTACGGTTTCTACAAGCACGGCCTGCATTTCTTCGGTATCTTTGCCCCCTCGGGTGTGCCGAAGGCGCTTTTGCCGCTTGTCGCGTCGATTGAAATGATCTCGTTCCTGTCGCGTCCGATCAGCCTTTCCGTTCGTCTCTTCGCGAACATGCTGGCCGGCCACATCACGCTCAAGGTTTTCGCGGGCTTCGTCGCCTCCATGGGTGCGCTCGGCGCGCTTGGCGTCGGCGGCGCTGTCCTGCCTCTCATCATGACGGTCGCAATGACCGCTCTCGAATTTCTCGTTGCCTTCCTGCAGGCTTATGTGTTCGCGGTACTGACTTGCATGTACCTGAACGACGCCGTGCATGGTGGTCACTGA
- a CDS encoding F0F1 ATP synthase subunit C: protein MEAEAAKYIGAGLACLGMAGTSLALGRIFGDYLSGALRNPSAADSQFGRLVFGFAVTEALGIFSLLVALLLLFAV from the coding sequence ATGGAAGCGGAAGCAGCAAAGTACATCGGCGCAGGTCTCGCATGCCTCGGCATGGCTGGTACGTCCCTCGCACTCGGCCGTATCTTCGGTGATTACCTGTCCGGCGCACTGCGCAACCCCTCTGCTGCCGACAGCCAGTTCGGCCGTCTGGTATTCGGCTTCGCCGTTACGGAAGCTCTGGGCATCTTCTCGCTGCTCGTTGCTCTCCTTCTCCTGTTCGCTGTCTGA
- a CDS encoding AtpZ/AtpI family protein, with amino-acid sequence MTGNRDDSLDERRKRLADELAKVKAEDEAEVRAETNAAETRKGFAMAVKLSSEFISAIVVGAMLGYLLDYFVGTTPWGMIVLLLLGFCAGVLNVLRSTGAVAKPPLLEKADKRDEGGKGGV; translated from the coding sequence ATGACTGGCAACCGTGACGATAGTCTGGACGAGCGTCGCAAACGCCTTGCTGATGAGTTGGCAAAGGTGAAAGCGGAGGATGAGGCGGAAGTGAGGGCGGAGACCAACGCTGCGGAAACCCGGAAGGGTTTTGCGATGGCGGTGAAGCTCTCATCGGAGTTCATTTCGGCCATCGTGGTCGGCGCTATGCTGGGTTATCTTCTGGATTATTTTGTCGGCACGACGCCGTGGGGGATGATCGTTCTTCTTCTTCTCGGTTTCTGCGCAGGCGTATTGAATGTGTTGCGCTCGACGGGCGCGGTGGCCAAGCCGCCGTTGCTGGAGAAGGCGGACAAGCGAGACGAGGGTGGAAAAGGCGGCGTTTAA
- a CDS encoding potassium transporter Kup: MSQIVDKDVAEKPDADDKHQNKGLYAAILGSIGVVYGDIGTSPLYAFREALRPIAYDGVTREEVIGLTSLMIWALTIIVTFKYITLLLRADNDGEGGTLSLLALLMKTAGTHRGVLIVLGLIGAALFLGDAMITPALSVLSAVEGLKLVTPAMDDFIIPISVCILIGLFAIQSHGTGTVAKFFGPITAVWFLVMGLAGLIHIADDFGILFAFNPWHAVEFLANEGFYGIVVLGAVFLTITGAEALYADLGHFGRRPIQWAWFCLVFPALTLNYLGQGALVLKDPAAMSNPFYLMFPQWAILPAVILATAATIIASQAVITGAFSLVRQAIHLGYLPRMEILFTSETNTGQIYLPAVNTILLFGVVALVLTFKSSDALATAYGISVTGAMVVTSLMFFEFVRKRWQWSVWLALAVLAPLLLLELIFLGANLLKIHDGGYVPVLLAIAFTIIMTTWQRGSRILFAKTRRSDVPLKAFVASVEKESAHAPVRVPGTAIFLTGDPEAAPAALLHNLKHNHVLHDKNVILTIRTEDQPRVRPENRYTLTKLSDRFAVVELHFGFMETQNVTQALGYLRRTGYKFDIMSTSFYLGRRKLVPDPKSGMPGWQNRLFIALAETAADPSDYFRLPANRVVELGSHVVV, translated from the coding sequence ATGTCTCAAATCGTCGACAAGGACGTTGCCGAGAAACCGGATGCGGATGACAAGCATCAGAACAAGGGGCTTTACGCCGCCATCCTTGGTTCGATCGGCGTTGTTTACGGCGATATCGGCACCAGCCCGCTTTATGCCTTCCGCGAAGCACTGCGGCCGATCGCCTATGATGGCGTGACGCGGGAGGAGGTCATCGGCCTCACATCGCTGATGATCTGGGCTTTGACGATCATCGTGACGTTCAAATACATCACGCTGCTGCTGCGCGCCGACAATGACGGCGAGGGCGGCACGCTCTCGCTGCTGGCGCTGCTAATGAAGACGGCGGGTACCCACCGCGGCGTGCTCATCGTGCTCGGCCTCATCGGCGCGGCGCTGTTTCTGGGTGATGCGATGATCACGCCGGCGCTGTCGGTGCTGTCGGCGGTGGAGGGCCTGAAACTCGTCACGCCCGCTATGGACGACTTCATTATTCCGATATCCGTCTGCATTCTCATCGGTCTTTTCGCCATCCAGTCGCATGGCACGGGAACGGTGGCGAAATTCTTCGGGCCGATCACGGCGGTCTGGTTCCTCGTGATGGGTCTCGCCGGCCTCATTCATATCGCGGATGATTTCGGCATTCTCTTTGCCTTCAATCCGTGGCACGCGGTGGAGTTTCTGGCCAATGAAGGCTTTTACGGTATCGTCGTGCTCGGCGCGGTGTTCCTGACGATCACCGGTGCCGAAGCGCTTTATGCCGATCTCGGCCATTTTGGCCGCCGCCCCATCCAGTGGGCATGGTTCTGTCTGGTGTTCCCGGCGCTGACGCTGAATTATCTCGGGCAGGGCGCGCTGGTGCTCAAAGACCCGGCGGCGATGTCCAATCCGTTTTACCTGATGTTCCCGCAATGGGCGATCCTGCCTGCCGTCATTCTCGCCACCGCCGCCACCATCATCGCCAGCCAGGCGGTGATAACAGGCGCGTTTTCGCTGGTGCGTCAGGCCATCCATCTCGGCTACCTGCCGCGCATGGAAATCCTCTTCACCTCGGAAACCAATACCGGGCAGATCTACCTGCCGGCCGTCAACACCATCCTGCTGTTCGGCGTCGTCGCTCTGGTGCTCACCTTCAAGAGTTCCGATGCGCTGGCCACCGCCTACGGTATTTCCGTCACGGGCGCGATGGTCGTAACCAGCTTGATGTTCTTTGAGTTCGTGCGCAAACGCTGGCAGTGGTCGGTCTGGCTGGCGCTTGCCGTGCTGGCGCCGCTTCTGCTGCTGGAGCTGATCTTCCTCGGTGCGAACCTGCTGAAGATTCACGACGGCGGCTACGTGCCGGTTCTGCTGGCGATCGCCTTCACCATCATCATGACCACCTGGCAGCGCGGCTCGCGAATCCTCTTTGCCAAGACCCGCCGCAGCGACGTGCCGCTGAAGGCTTTCGTCGCCTCGGTGGAAAAGGAAAGCGCCCATGCGCCGGTGCGTGTGCCCGGCACTGCGATTTTCCTGACTGGCGATCCGGAGGCAGCACCAGCGGCCCTGCTGCATAATCTCAAACACAACCACGTCCTGCATGACAAGAACGTCATCCTGACAATCCGCACCGAGGACCAGCCGCGCGTCCGCCCGGAGAACAGGTACACGCTGACGAAACTCAGTGACCGTTTCGCGGTGGTGGAACTGCATTTCGGCTTCATGGAAACCCAGAATGTCACCCAGGCGCTGGGTTACCTGAGGCGCACCGGCTACAAGTTCGACATCATGTCGACCTCATTTTACCTGGGTCGCCGCAAGCTGGTGCCGGATCCGAAATCGGGCATGCCAGGCTGGCAGAACCGTCTGTTCATCGCCCTTGCCGAAACCGCGGCCGATCCGTCGGACTATTTCCGCCTTCCGGCCAACCGTGTGGTGGAACTGGGTTCTCACGTCGTCGTGTGA
- a CDS encoding cell wall hydrolase, with protein sequence MRRRSSASLQAWTSRWASPVVFGLAAWLVFPSLAARADLASLLAGLDNGGEQWRMVLTASPAGSVHNASLTFNDAAGEAALHGSGMTLPNGSKVAFVTNKKGEATTPDSERVNRAAKKGRIVATEIMQPPKAFTAGSVLQRTSMLDIEPLKRKDRTAFVKPKRGKDVELASFYFRRDEKKVDKSVSPMLAELITNRTPDILATAYAPAAPDFARESPFDAILKKPDAGRFVPQISPEDHAWAATPLPAEVFSAAEQQCLASGIYFEARGESVKGQAAVAQVILNRVRNPTYPKTICGVVYQNKDWRNRCQFSFACDNIKDRVNSERHWKMAREVAMATTAGKIWLNEVGSATHYHAVYVRPAWGKSMKKVGRIGLHVFYRTYGGGWS encoded by the coding sequence ATGCGTCGTCGGTCCTCCGCGTCCCTTCAGGCATGGACCTCCAGATGGGCCTCGCCCGTCGTCTTCGGCCTTGCCGCCTGGCTCGTCTTTCCTTCCCTCGCTGCGCGTGCAGATCTGGCCTCGCTCTTGGCCGGGTTGGACAATGGCGGCGAGCAATGGCGCATGGTGCTGACTGCCTCTCCGGCGGGTTCGGTGCACAATGCCTCGCTCACTTTTAATGATGCGGCAGGCGAGGCGGCGCTGCATGGCAGCGGCATGACCCTGCCGAATGGCAGCAAGGTCGCCTTCGTCACCAACAAGAAGGGCGAGGCGACGACGCCGGATAGCGAGCGTGTCAACCGCGCCGCCAAGAAAGGCCGCATCGTCGCCACCGAAATCATGCAGCCGCCAAAGGCCTTCACCGCCGGCTCCGTCCTTCAACGCACCAGCATGCTGGATATCGAGCCGCTGAAGCGCAAGGACCGCACGGCCTTCGTGAAGCCCAAACGCGGCAAGGATGTTGAACTCGCCTCTTTCTATTTCCGCCGCGATGAAAAGAAGGTGGACAAGAGCGTGTCGCCGATGTTGGCGGAACTCATCACCAACCGTACCCCTGACATTCTCGCCACGGCCTACGCGCCGGCCGCCCCCGATTTTGCCCGCGAATCGCCCTTCGACGCCATTCTCAAAAAGCCCGATGCCGGCCGTTTCGTGCCGCAGATCAGCCCGGAAGACCACGCCTGGGCGGCGACCCCGCTGCCGGCCGAGGTGTTTTCCGCAGCTGAACAGCAGTGCCTGGCATCCGGCATCTATTTCGAGGCGCGCGGAGAATCGGTCAAGGGACAGGCGGCGGTGGCGCAGGTCATCCTCAACCGTGTGCGTAACCCTACCTATCCGAAAACCATCTGCGGTGTGGTCTATCAGAACAAGGACTGGCGCAACCGCTGCCAGTTTTCCTTCGCCTGCGACAATATAAAGGACCGCGTGAATTCCGAACGCCATTGGAAAATGGCGCGCGAAGTGGCCATGGCCACCACCGCCGGCAAGATCTGGCTGAACGAAGTGGGCTCCGCCACTCATTATCATGCCGTTTATGTTCGCCCGGCCTGGGGCAAGTCCATGAAAAAGGTCGGTCGGATCGGTCTGCACGTGTTTTACCGTACCTATGGTGGCGGCTGGAGCTGA
- a CDS encoding magnesium transporter CorA family protein, producing the protein MIKAYRANCEAISLSPDDGSGQIPDDIVWIDIVNPDRAEEQHVEKLLGLDLPTREDLKDIEPSSRLYMEDGNVFMTASLVWKAESDDPRLTDVAFILAGKRLVTIRYAEPKSFHLFIAAITRVPHEMRSGTALLLKLLETIVDRTAEILENSVAGIDNLAADILGSQARSKRKAPRYLEDRLTNIAAYHRLISKVRVSLASLARLQTFLSTSDQARGDKEAREQGKSIGRDIQSLNEHAAFVSGNLTFLLDASLGIINIEQNGIIKIFSIASVVFLPPTLVASVYGMNFQLMPELNWTFGYPLALVIMLMSAIIPFLFFRWKGWL; encoded by the coding sequence TTGATAAAAGCCTATCGCGCCAATTGCGAGGCAATCAGCCTGTCGCCAGACGACGGCTCCGGACAGATTCCCGACGACATCGTCTGGATCGACATCGTCAATCCCGACAGGGCGGAAGAGCAGCATGTCGAAAAACTGCTGGGGCTCGATCTGCCCACCCGTGAGGATTTGAAGGATATCGAGCCCTCCAGCCGCCTGTATATGGAAGACGGCAACGTCTTTATGACTGCCTCTCTGGTGTGGAAGGCGGAATCGGACGATCCGCGCCTCACGGATGTCGCTTTCATTCTTGCCGGCAAACGCCTTGTGACGATCCGCTATGCCGAGCCGAAATCCTTCCACCTCTTCATCGCCGCCATCACCCGCGTGCCGCACGAAATGCGCAGCGGCACGGCCCTGCTTTTGAAGCTGCTGGAAACCATCGTCGACCGCACGGCGGAAATTCTCGAAAATTCGGTCGCCGGCATCGACAATCTCGCCGCCGACATTCTCGGCAGCCAGGCACGCTCCAAACGCAAGGCGCCGCGTTATCTCGAAGACCGTCTGACCAACATCGCCGCCTATCACCGGCTGATCTCAAAGGTCCGCGTCAGCCTCGCATCGCTGGCGCGCCTGCAGACCTTCCTGTCCACCAGCGATCAGGCTCGCGGAGACAAGGAAGCGCGGGAACAGGGCAAGTCGATCGGCCGCGATATCCAGTCGCTGAACGAACATGCCGCCTTCGTTTCCGGCAATCTGACATTTCTGCTGGATGCCTCTCTCGGCATCATCAATATCGAACAGAACGGCATCATCAAGATTTTCTCCATCGCTTCGGTGGTGTTCCTGCCGCCAACGCTGGTGGCCTCGGTTTATGGAATGAACTTTCAGCTCATGCCGGAGTTGAACTGGACATTTGGTTATCCACTCGCGCTCGTCATCATGCTGATGTCCGCAATCATTCCGTTTCTCTTTTTTCGTTGGAAGGGCTGGCTCTAA
- a CDS encoding TetR/AcrR family transcriptional regulator, with the protein MASKITPEEAAQRRDNILLAARWCFLNFGYAKTSLDDIAKRANISRTLLYKTFTDKEDIYTAVFRHWLISRHPAARQAVEGVGTPRERLFEVCRIMMIEPWADMIGAPMAGEFYAVCERLDPEIDALHRMVALESFEALIGDATSAEVFLFALDGQIGDEPDVPTLRARIKLLIDRFI; encoded by the coding sequence ATGGCATCGAAGATCACCCCCGAAGAAGCGGCACAGCGCCGCGACAACATCCTGTTGGCGGCACGTTGGTGCTTCCTGAATTTCGGCTATGCGAAAACCTCACTCGATGACATCGCAAAGCGCGCCAACATCTCGCGGACACTGCTTTACAAAACGTTCACCGACAAAGAAGACATCTACACCGCCGTGTTCCGGCACTGGCTAATATCCCGGCACCCTGCCGCACGCCAGGCAGTAGAGGGTGTGGGGACACCCCGGGAGCGTCTGTTCGAAGTCTGCCGGATTATGATGATAGAGCCGTGGGCCGACATGATCGGCGCACCTATGGCTGGGGAGTTCTACGCGGTTTGCGAACGCCTCGATCCCGAAATTGACGCCCTCCATCGCATGGTCGCCTTGGAAAGCTTCGAGGCGCTGATAGGTGACGCGACATCGGCGGAGGTCTTCCTTTTCGCCTTGGATGGCCAGATTGGCGACGAGCCGGATGTACCCACACTCCGCGCGCGGATCAAACTGCTCATCGACCGCTTCATCTAG
- a CDS encoding F0F1 ATP synthase subunit B, producing the protein MAFDASFFALVGLVLFFVLIAYLKVPGMLSKSLDERAQNIQDELAEAKRLREEAQHLLAEYQRKRKEAEAEAAGIVAAAEREAAALTEEAKQKTEEFVARRTALSEQKIKQAEEDAIGAVRAAAVDIAIAASEKLIAEKTTAAAKAKLFSATIGEVKSKLN; encoded by the coding sequence ATGGCATTTGATGCATCATTTTTCGCTCTTGTCGGTCTCGTCCTTTTCTTCGTCCTGATCGCCTATCTCAAGGTTCCGGGCATGCTCTCCAAGTCTCTGGACGAGCGCGCCCAGAACATTCAGGACGAGCTGGCCGAAGCCAAGCGCCTGCGTGAAGAGGCCCAGCACCTGCTGGCCGAATATCAGCGTAAGCGTAAGGAAGCAGAAGCCGAAGCCGCCGGCATTGTTGCCGCCGCTGAGCGCGAAGCCGCTGCCCTGACGGAAGAAGCCAAGCAGAAGACGGAAGAATTCGTCGCTCGCCGCACGGCCCTTTCGGAACAGAAGATCAAGCAGGCCGAAGAAGACGCCATCGGCGCCGTCCGCGCCGCCGCCGTTGATATCGCCATTGCCGCTTCCGAGAAGCTCATTGCCGAAAAGACGACTGCCGCCGCAAAGGCCAAGCTTTTCTCCGCCACGATCGGCGAAGTGAAGTCGAAGCTGAACTAA
- a CDS encoding F0F1 ATP synthase subunit B, with protein sequence MFVTEAYAQSAPTVGETHTETPAVGQPQPEATHTETGVAHGSEGASGVFPPFDQSTYASQVLWLAITFGLFYLLMQKVIVPRVGGILENRHGRIAQDLDEAARLKTEADAAVETYEKELAAARAKASSIGSAARDAAKAKADADRAAIEAGLAEKLAAAEKRIAGIRDQAFADVGAIAEETATAIVDQLVGAKVKDTDVKAAIAAASNVKGA encoded by the coding sequence ATGTTCGTGACCGAGGCTTATGCCCAGTCAGCACCGACCGTAGGTGAAACGCATACGGAAACTCCGGCTGTCGGCCAGCCGCAACCGGAAGCCACGCACACGGAAACCGGTGTAGCGCATGGTTCCGAAGGTGCTTCCGGCGTATTCCCGCCGTTCGACCAGTCTACTTATGCATCGCAGGTCCTTTGGCTGGCGATCACGTTCGGCCTTTTCTATCTGCTGATGCAGAAGGTCATCGTTCCGCGCGTCGGCGGCATTCTCGAAAACCGTCATGGACGCATCGCACAGGATCTCGACGAAGCGGCACGGCTGAAAACCGAAGCCGACGCAGCCGTCGAAACCTATGAAAAAGAACTCGCGGCAGCCCGCGCCAAGGCAAGCTCGATCGGCTCCGCGGCACGTGACGCCGCCAAGGCCAAGGCCGATGCCGACCGCGCCGCTATCGAGGCAGGACTTGCTGAAAAGCTTGCTGCCGCCGAAAAGCGCATTGCGGGCATCAGGGACCAGGCTTTCGCCGATGTCGGCGCCATTGCCGAGGAAACCGCGACCGCGATCGTCGACCAGCTGGTTGGCGCCAAGGTCAAGGATACCGACGTCAAGGCTGCCATTGCCGCCGCTTCGAACGTGAAGGGAGCCTGA
- a CDS encoding SDR family NAD(P)-dependent oxidoreductase produces MTSKWTPAEIPSQKGKRIIVTGANSGIGWYTALELARAGSQVTIASRSADKGEDAAGRIRVILPHADIRTGILNLSDPASVTAFANTWLADGDALDMLINNAGVMGLPKREMSVDGYELQVATNVLGPYRLTGLLLPSLLQASDPRVVTVASNTHKMFKPGPITDFEAKAKYAPMQVYARTKLANILFARELQKRAGSRLLSTIAHPGGARTNLFAATTLSTKIAGILTYPLLQDAAHGAWPTLMAATLPNARPGGYYGPSALFELRGSPKETTTAPYADDPAAARELFNDLERITGFRYDL; encoded by the coding sequence ATGACCTCGAAATGGACACCTGCGGAAATCCCATCGCAGAAAGGCAAAAGAATTATTGTGACTGGCGCAAACAGCGGTATCGGTTGGTACACTGCCCTGGAACTGGCACGTGCCGGCAGCCAGGTCACTATTGCCTCCCGCAGTGCTGACAAAGGCGAAGATGCTGCTGGTCGTATCAGGGTGATTTTACCGCATGCGGACATTCGTACAGGAATCTTAAATCTGTCTGATCCCGCGTCCGTGACGGCGTTTGCCAACACTTGGCTCGCCGATGGGGATGCGCTGGATATGCTGATTAATAATGCGGGTGTAATGGGTTTGCCGAAGCGGGAGATGAGCGTTGATGGCTATGAACTTCAGGTCGCAACTAACGTGTTGGGGCCCTATAGACTGACTGGCCTGCTCCTACCTTCCCTATTGCAGGCATCCGACCCCCGCGTGGTTACAGTCGCTTCGAACACGCACAAGATGTTCAAGCCCGGTCCGATCACCGACTTTGAGGCCAAGGCAAAATATGCTCCGATGCAGGTCTATGCCAGAACCAAGCTCGCTAACATCTTGTTTGCCCGTGAACTGCAGAAACGTGCTGGCAGCCGCCTGCTTTCCACAATAGCCCATCCGGGCGGCGCCCGGACGAATCTTTTCGCCGCCACGACTCTAAGTACGAAGATCGCAGGCATTCTCACCTATCCATTGCTGCAAGATGCAGCGCATGGCGCCTGGCCGACCCTAATGGCTGCAACGCTGCCGAATGCTCGCCCCGGCGGCTACTATGGCCCAAGTGCACTGTTTGAGTTACGTGGAAGTCCCAAGGAAACGACGACGGCACCTTACGCCGATGATCCGGCCGCAGCACGAGAGCTGTTCAATGATCTGGAGCGTATTACTGGCTTCCGCTACGATCTCTGA
- a CDS encoding CmpA/NrtA family ABC transporter substrate-binding protein, which translates to MPERHRVKAGFSPTVDCAVLIVAAEKGFAADEGIELQLVRKQSARAVLTALAEDEVRIAHLPAPVPVGSAVGLDELPADIIGVFTLSLGGSATTVSHAFYDELYREGLKLPDPAAFGRAMARVCAARRAAGKNPPVFAVEDIVSTPFYMLRYLLGSCGVLLGRDMEIVEALPKAMPGLLENGKVDALCAAEPAGSAVVLGGAGRIVTTGALIWQNAPEKILSVKRQWAEENATLLEGLLRALYRAGEWCANSANIEELTGILAAPHYMDENGEFLLPALTGYISTSQRDMRRYPEFFVTSAKAANFPWQSQALWFFSQMLRWGEVPAECRFDAAVVEAARNGYRPDIFRKAMKPLFVPVPGANLKLEGTLREPVHVGASRTGLVLGPDCFFDGRVFDPETLDMDDEI; encoded by the coding sequence TTGCCGGAGCGGCATAGGGTAAAAGCGGGATTTTCTCCGACTGTCGATTGCGCCGTGCTGATAGTCGCTGCCGAAAAAGGCTTTGCTGCCGATGAAGGCATAGAACTGCAACTCGTCCGAAAACAATCCGCACGCGCTGTTTTAACGGCGCTTGCCGAGGATGAGGTTCGCATCGCCCATCTGCCCGCTCCGGTGCCGGTCGGTTCCGCAGTCGGCCTCGATGAGCTGCCGGCCGATATTATCGGCGTTTTCACACTTTCCCTGGGCGGATCGGCAACCACTGTTTCGCACGCATTTTACGACGAGCTTTACCGTGAAGGTCTGAAGCTTCCGGACCCTGCGGCCTTCGGGCGAGCCATGGCCCGCGTCTGCGCGGCGCGCCGCGCGGCAGGTAAAAACCCGCCGGTCTTTGCGGTCGAGGATATCGTTTCCACGCCGTTTTATATGTTGCGTTATCTGCTCGGAAGCTGCGGTGTGCTGCTCGGCCGGGACATGGAAATTGTCGAGGCCCTGCCGAAAGCCATGCCCGGCCTGCTGGAAAACGGCAAGGTCGATGCGCTCTGTGCCGCCGAACCGGCGGGCAGCGCCGTGGTGCTGGGCGGCGCCGGGCGGATCGTCACCACCGGGGCGCTGATCTGGCAAAATGCGCCGGAAAAGATACTGTCTGTGAAGCGGCAGTGGGCTGAGGAGAACGCCACGCTGCTGGAAGGGCTGTTGCGCGCGCTCTACCGCGCCGGCGAATGGTGCGCCAATTCTGCCAATATCGAGGAACTGACGGGCATCCTCGCCGCCCCTCATTATATGGACGAGAACGGCGAATTCCTGCTGCCGGCGCTGACGGGCTATATCTCCACCTCGCAGAGGGATATGCGGCGTTATCCGGAGTTTTTCGTGACCAGCGCCAAGGCCGCAAATTTTCCGTGGCAGAGCCAGGCGCTTTGGTTCTTCAGCCAGATGTTGCGTTGGGGCGAGGTTCCCGCCGAATGTCGATTCGACGCGGCCGTGGTGGAGGCCGCGCGCAACGGCTATCGGCCGGATATTTTCCGTAAGGCGATGAAGCCGCTTTTCGTGCCGGTGCCGGGCGCCAACCTGAAACTCGAAGGCACGCTCAGGGAACCGGTGCATGTCGGCGCGTCGCGCACGGGCCTCGTCCTCGGCCCGGACTGTTTTTTCGACGGCCGGGTCTTTGACCCGGAAACGCTCGATATGGACGACGAAATCTGA